In Eulemur rufifrons isolate Redbay chromosome 15, OSU_ERuf_1, whole genome shotgun sequence, the genomic stretch ACTCACAGGGAAATGTGAGAAATGAAAACTGCAACTATCAAACTTCTATTACTACAAAGAGTGCTcctggccaaaataaaaaaacacaaacaccaaTACCTTAGAGAAATCCAGCCCTGCTTGCAAAATTCAGGGTAGTATTCCCTCAGCCTAGTTGTCCAGCTTTAGCAAAAGCAGGTCTCTGTTTAGTTGTAAGTTGAAAGGACCACTCTTCTTTGCAGAATGATGCATTAAACTACATTACATATAACCCCCTAGATGTTGGCGTCAAACTTTAAAAGGTTAGCATTACAAAAGAAACGTTTGCTCTGGAAAACCCTTCAACATCCTTCTCATAACAGCTACTCAGattaataagaaagaaatcagagcagAAAGAAATCCAGTGAAAAATGGTTGCAAAGAAGTATGTGAGGATTCTTGCTGAGACCCCTTGCGGGACAGCCAAGGGCCTAGTCAGGAAAATTCCAAGACCAAGTCCTCAACATCCCCCCAAACGGGCTTCAGATCGGCTAAGATCTTCCCCCTCTTCAAGACTAATAGGTAAACACGCATCAAAATCCTCCAAACTCCGGAGAAACGAGTTTTCCTACCAGGAGGAGAGACCCACAGGATAGCGGAGAGAAACTATAACCCATTAGCCTCTTCCTGCCCCTCCGATCCTTCGCGGGACCACCCGTCAGGGCTCCCCCCGCAGTCCTGGGCCAGCACCTGGAGTGACAGCTCGCCCGGCAGGATCCCCTAAGTCCCCGAGCCCCACTTACAGGCGCCGCGAACACAGGCGGGGGCCCGCCCCTGCGGTGAGCGCAGCTCCTCGGTGAGCCGGGCGCAGCCGCGGGCTCGGGACTGGAAATGGGGACGACCCCTGCTAGGACAGGCCGAGGGCTCGGTACCGGGACGCCCGGGAGGTGCGGCGACTCGCACGGGCCGCACGGCGCATGGTAGTGCGGCAGGAACCCGGCCGTTTTCCAGCCTCCggcaggaaaacaaacaaaaggctgGGTGGCTTCTAGTGGGGACGACCGGCCGCTTTCCCTGGGAAAAGTTACCCTGCAGCTCCCCTCGCTGGCCCTGCGCGTCCCTGCACCGCGTCCACTTCGCCCCGGGGCGCCGCGCCGCTCCGCCCGGCCGAGGGCGGCCCTGAGCTCAGGGGCCCCCGCAGCCAGCCGACCGCGACCGACCGCGACTCCAAACGCACGCCTGGGACAGGTCGGCTCTGTCAACCATCCAGATATAGAAATGGAGGCTGTCGGTGCCCGTTCTGAGTACACTTAATGGAAGGTAATGATGGTCACAACATTTTCCCGATTTTATAAAAAGCAGctgatgccactgaattgtatactcaAAAATGCTGAAACGGCAACTTTTGTTGcctatattttaccacaatagaaaaatgtttaaaataaaaacgcAACTGATTACCCGTTAGCATTCATTTGAACTCTCAAGAGTTGTTACATTGTGAGCAACTTTAGTTTGAAGGACTGGATTCTTATCCAGGTGGGAAACTGGCTAGATATCCTCCACACATAACTGTGTAACTAGTTATGTGAAATCTAACACTAACACATTCACTTGTGTCATAAGTTATGGTGTAGATACTACCTTAAATCATCCTCATAAGGCTGAAGCGCTTTGAAAGAAGACATTGCTTCCAGGGCCCTgatttaaatttacataattttttctaaGCCTTGGGTTTTCAAACGTTGGCAGGAAGCATCATAtccacctggagggcttgttaaaacaaattcctgggccccacctcagAGTTTCTGGTGCTTGTGCTCCTGGTCCGAGGAATCACATTGCCCTAAGCAACACAATTTTAATAAAGCAGTAACCCTTTAACACTTTGGGAATTCTTCTCCTGGCTTAAATTTCCCAGCCCATCAACCGATCAATTTTCtctcactattttttatttttgaagtccaTGGACTGAATAAAGATACATTGTTTTTTACTGAAAGAATCTGTATCAAAGGCCTGAATCCCTCTCTCCTCTTGCTCTTGTGGAAGAAACTTGCAAGATACCAGATGGTCAAGCTTCCTTAGACTTCCTCTTCCAAATGGGCAAGGGTTATCTGGTCACCTGACAAATGTATAACATGTATCTACCTTTGTGTTTACCTATGTAAACCATAtggcaaatgaaaattaaaaatcattgtcAGTGAAAAAATAGGGAGACAAGAGGGAGCCTAACAAATCATACATATACTATTCCcatgaaaagcaatttttaaagtaaagtaaTCAATTTGACTAAAAGTCAAATTCAATCGTCCAAGCAAGTCTACTTGGCAAATAGAGGTACTGTCTTGGTCTACCTTTAGCAAGAGTTCACTGGGCTAGTAAGTAGCTTAGATCAGTAGTTACGGCCTCAGGAAAGTTATAAGCCTGTAAATATAATATGAATAGATAATATAACACGGCCTGGAGGATATAGTGGAACTgatctaaaatagaaaattagtagCTATGGAGCATaacaatgttttaataaaataggTACTCAATTTATCTTTAcagatattttaagttttatttaattacttgctaaaataatagaaatcatCTGTGCTAATTGACCAGACTATTTCAAATTAGCCTTCAACACTTTTAACGAAATACACTCactctgaaaatatttcagtacCTTATTCTTAGTCCGCAAAACTGATCTTTAGCATTCAAGAGtcacatttatcattttcttgttATAAATCCTTAAATTTAACCCTTGCCCccaatttaaatttcaaaatcctATTTTAAAGAGTTCATTGGGAGGAAACTTATCCTTAAGAGACCTAAGCCCTAAAGTCTCCACTGAAAACTAAAAACTTGAATTTTTGGCCTCTAAACGTGAAGGTACTTTGTATACGTATTTAACTTACGGTGGAAATAAAAACACACTCCATCCGAAGGGTGCATTCTAATATAAAAACATCGGCATTTGTACTTCTTTACTGtagctcttcattttctttctctctttgcctccATTTCTCTACCAAAGATGTACCGCATTTCTAAactctccaaaataaaataatggattagAAATTTAAACTCTGAGCTTGCTGAATATTTGGAATCTTGACGACGACTAGTCCCTGGCACCTAGCAGTAACTTGAGAAACTCAGTCAATGTTTGCTAAGTGAAAGTAAGAGGATATGAAAGCTATAGGTTTTCACAAAACATGCAAACTTCCGTagttaaaaagatttaaattatggaaaaattaaattttgccaGATAAATAAGAGTGCCTTCACTTAAGGGCACTCAGGCGTTTGGGCTTTAAGAGGTAGGGCGAGGACTGCGTGTTAAGTTCCGGTACCGCACGCAGAGCGGCCGACTACAAATCCCAGAGTGCCTCGCGGCCATCGTCCCGCAGGACTCGGGTTTCAGGGCCTTGAAGCCGCACGTCCTTCCCCCATTGCATTATGGGATCTGTAGTGAAACAAGCCTTGTGTTGGCTCTTTTCTTGCTTTCCCCTTGCTGGGCACCTAAGCTTATCTTTCCTTCAACTTTCAGAATCATTCTGTGCTCTTAAAAAGTTCAGTCGTTCCAACAGCCTGTGACTGTTGCGGAGCTTCACTGTTTCCCCGCATTCCTGTCGCGGAGCTCTAGCCAGAGTCCCTGAGAACCGTGTAGCGACTGTCCTGAGTGTCCAGTTCGATGCTCCTCAGGGCGGCTTGCCTTAGGAGCTCAGCCCTAAATTGGGATTACAAACATTTTTGAGATAACCTTGTTCAAGTTTGTGTTCACTGAGCCGGACACGTGGGTTGAGTGTGAGGTCCGCGAACCGGCTAGCGCGGCAGGCCCAGTAACCGTCGCCCACCGCGAGGAAGCGCGCGGGGCCGGTGAGCCGGGCTGCGTTTACGGGCGGCGGCGGCATTGCGCATGCTCCGAGTGTCGGCGCAGGTTGCCGTAGCCGAGGGGGCAGCTCCGCTGCGGCGTCCGGGGTCTCCAATAGGGCCGACGCTCCGGTGCTCTCACTGTCCTCGGCCTTGGCTGGCAGCGGGCGTCCCTCTGCTTCGCGAGTCGCCGGCCTCAGCCGCCGCTCCAGCGCGCCCCGACCTGGCCCCCTGCCCCGCGAAGATGGCTGCCGTACGCCGGGCCCGCAGTTACTGCCGCTGCCTGGTGCGCTTCTCCGACCGAGAACTCTGCTAAGCCCCGCTGCAGCAGACAGGCAGGAGTAGACACCCGGACACCCAGCACCGCTCCTCCGCGGGGGCGGTGCAAGGGGGCGCGGAGAGCCCCTCGACCGCAGCTGGCCGCCCCGCCAGCATGGTAACCTGGACAGGGGGTGCCGGGGGAGGACTCTGCTGGGCGGGGGTGCGGTGCGCAGGAGCCAGACCGGGGGGTGGGGGCGTctgggggagcggggaggggagaCTGGGGGCGTGGGAGCTGTACGGCCGCCACCCATTATAGGCGCCCTGGCTTGAGAGGGAGTGGAGGGGATGTCAGCCCTGACCGCTCCCCAGGGTTCCTTCCTGCT encodes the following:
- the LOC138395072 gene encoding uncharacterized protein, whose product is MLRVSAQVAVAEGAAPLRRPGSPIGPTLRCSHCPRPWLAAGVPLLRESPASAAAPARPDLAPCPAKMAAVRRARSYCRCLVRFSDRELC